A genomic window from Bradyrhizobium lupini includes:
- a CDS encoding cytochrome c, whose amino-acid sequence MRRRFKHVIFAAIAALLLRSSHPLLEQNDPKAPKTYYFSSSDRFGETTGEQLYINVCRGCHMIDAMGASGAASYPSLVANRNLDASFYAIDVVLNGRRGMPSFGGMMDDDQIAAVVNYLRTHFGNSYSDAVMASDVQAARR is encoded by the coding sequence ATGCGTCGGCGCTTTAAGCATGTCATCTTCGCAGCCATAGCGGCGCTGTTGTTGCGGTCGTCGCATCCCCTGCTCGAGCAAAACGATCCCAAGGCGCCAAAAACCTACTATTTTTCCTCCAGCGATCGCTTTGGCGAGACGACTGGCGAGCAGCTATATATTAATGTGTGCCGCGGTTGCCACATGATCGATGCGATGGGGGCGAGCGGTGCCGCCAGCTATCCGTCGCTAGTCGCCAACCGCAATCTCGACGCGAGCTTTTATGCGATCGATGTCGTCCTCAACGGCCGCCGCGGTATGCCCTCCTTCGGCGGAATGATGGACGACGACCAGATCGCGGCAGTCGTGAACTACCTCCGCACCCATTTCGGAAACAGCTACTCTGATGCAGTCATGGCAAGTGACGTGCAAGCGGCGCGAAGGTGA
- a CDS encoding amidohydrolase family protein — translation MLAPYGASLVPTFHSRAEHYATVAEGTNISAAVSPDGRKIAFDLAGSLWLVGIEGGVARRLTDDFGEVAQPHWCPDGKEIVFQCYRDGNWHLWTISADGTALRQLTRGPHDHREPSYSPDGRRIAFSSDRGMGYGIYAFDRDTGAVESLVDSASEETDPAWSPDGRTIAFVTNRSLLEVMDELGNRTTLVSVHSSTDILKQKEIHAPSWSPDGDLIYLILNKGAAQLHGPRGIIVQGEDIFPFRASWLPTGEFVYTSGGKIQRRALKTMQSSVIEFSAQLPIVKPKYKKVRRDFDSVASRPVLGIGSPALSPDARNIAFRALNDIWTMTIGDRPRRVCGDGFHKSDPAWSPDGHWLSYSSDRGGKLDIWLRDLRTGEDRQLTHLSDAALSGSWSQDGRLIAFLDQAGNLYTIEIESGTVQKVYGPLWEPGRPSWGPDGRTIALAAFKPYSTSYREGLSEILTVDRITGEVEYQSALPHRSLSTRGDDGPVWSPDGTKVAFVLASLLWIAPVNARCRLTGPPRVINAEVTDAPTWSGDSKTLLYLCNGSLRLLAADGGEPQSVPLSLHWAMAKPAGRTVLRVARLWDGRSPDLRENVDILIDCNKITGIVSQSGDAYGDAKIVDAPRSTAMPGLMDMHTHRQMQGYSYGDRQGRLWLSLGITTTRSVGSPAYHMVEDRESIDSGARVGPRHFATGEAIDGSRIFYNFMRPVTEQGQIALELQRAEALSYDLVKTYVRLAPETQRDVIAWAHARGLHVTSHYQYPAAAFGADGMEHLGATSRLGYSRTMSRLGVAYQDVIEIFVQSGIACTPTIFTANALLGENRSWIDDVRIKTFYPAWEYARLKERARLMAGPNGLTTMAELERNVAQVKRLLRDGARIITGTDAPIDFPAISLHLNLQAMVRYGVSPYEALLTATRYPGEFLGQPLGTIAKGALADIVLVDGNPLLHIEDAANVRRVVKNGEVSSIEDLLAPFVATQVHQHGSNTILPPVRTSVNDARFWWHGQEFVENSRACCCCTAMPRFRCTD, via the coding sequence ATGCTGGCCCCTTATGGCGCTTCTCTAGTCCCCACGTTCCATTCTAGGGCCGAACACTACGCGACCGTTGCCGAGGGAACGAACATCTCTGCTGCCGTTTCGCCGGACGGGCGTAAGATCGCATTCGACCTGGCCGGGAGCCTCTGGCTTGTTGGCATCGAGGGCGGCGTCGCGCGGCGGTTGACTGATGATTTCGGCGAGGTCGCGCAACCGCACTGGTGTCCAGACGGGAAGGAGATCGTTTTTCAGTGCTATCGCGACGGAAACTGGCATCTCTGGACAATCTCTGCCGATGGGACCGCGTTGAGGCAGCTTACGCGTGGTCCGCACGATCATCGTGAGCCAAGCTACTCTCCGGATGGTCGACGCATCGCATTCTCGTCGGATCGCGGCATGGGCTACGGCATCTACGCTTTTGACCGGGATACGGGCGCGGTGGAATCGTTGGTTGATTCCGCGAGCGAGGAGACCGACCCGGCCTGGTCCCCAGACGGACGAACGATTGCGTTCGTCACCAACCGGTCATTACTGGAGGTGATGGACGAGTTGGGTAACCGGACCACTCTTGTCTCCGTTCACAGCTCAACAGACATTCTCAAACAAAAGGAGATCCACGCTCCCTCCTGGTCTCCCGACGGGGATCTCATCTACCTTATCCTGAACAAGGGGGCGGCGCAGTTGCATGGGCCCCGCGGTATTATCGTGCAAGGCGAAGACATTTTTCCTTTTCGGGCGTCGTGGTTGCCGACTGGCGAGTTCGTATACACGTCGGGGGGCAAGATCCAGCGGCGCGCCCTGAAAACCATGCAGTCTTCCGTTATTGAGTTCTCCGCGCAGCTTCCAATCGTCAAGCCGAAGTACAAGAAAGTGCGCCGGGACTTCGATTCGGTCGCATCACGCCCGGTCCTCGGAATCGGCAGCCCGGCCTTGTCGCCCGATGCCCGCAATATCGCGTTCCGCGCTCTCAACGATATCTGGACGATGACGATAGGAGACCGGCCGCGCCGCGTTTGCGGCGACGGATTCCATAAATCCGATCCGGCATGGTCGCCTGACGGGCACTGGCTGTCTTATTCAAGTGACCGCGGCGGCAAGCTAGATATCTGGTTGCGCGACCTGCGCACCGGCGAGGATCGCCAACTCACACACTTGTCCGATGCTGCGTTATCCGGTTCATGGTCGCAGGACGGCAGATTGATCGCTTTTTTGGATCAGGCCGGCAACCTTTATACGATTGAGATCGAGAGCGGCACTGTTCAGAAAGTCTATGGTCCTTTATGGGAACCGGGCAGGCCAAGTTGGGGGCCTGATGGGCGGACAATCGCCCTTGCAGCATTCAAACCTTACTCTACTAGCTATCGAGAGGGGCTGAGTGAAATCCTGACCGTCGATCGGATAACCGGTGAGGTCGAATACCAGTCCGCTCTTCCACACCGATCACTCAGTACGCGCGGCGACGACGGACCTGTGTGGTCACCTGACGGGACGAAGGTCGCTTTCGTGCTGGCCAGTCTGCTGTGGATCGCTCCGGTCAATGCCCGATGCAGGCTGACCGGCCCGCCACGTGTGATCAATGCGGAGGTTACGGACGCGCCGACGTGGAGCGGTGACTCCAAAACCTTGCTTTATCTATGTAATGGAAGTTTGCGGTTGCTTGCGGCCGACGGGGGAGAGCCGCAAAGCGTGCCGCTTTCGTTGCATTGGGCAATGGCCAAACCCGCGGGCCGGACAGTACTCCGCGTCGCACGCTTATGGGATGGCCGCAGTCCGGACCTTCGGGAGAATGTCGACATCCTCATCGACTGCAACAAGATCACCGGTATTGTGTCCCAGAGCGGCGATGCTTATGGCGACGCCAAAATCGTCGATGCTCCTCGGTCCACAGCCATGCCTGGGTTGATGGACATGCACACCCATCGCCAAATGCAGGGCTATTCATATGGCGACCGGCAAGGCCGGTTGTGGCTTTCTCTGGGGATCACGACGACCCGCTCCGTCGGCTCGCCCGCTTATCACATGGTGGAGGACAGGGAATCCATCGACTCCGGGGCACGGGTGGGTCCGCGTCATTTTGCGACGGGGGAGGCGATCGACGGGTCCAGGATATTCTACAATTTCATGCGCCCGGTCACCGAGCAGGGACAGATCGCCCTCGAGTTGCAACGCGCGGAAGCCTTGTCGTACGATCTCGTCAAAACCTATGTCCGATTGGCGCCCGAGACGCAACGCGATGTCATTGCCTGGGCGCATGCCCGCGGTCTGCATGTCACGTCGCACTACCAGTATCCCGCCGCGGCTTTCGGCGCCGACGGGATGGAGCATCTTGGCGCCACCAGCCGGCTCGGTTACTCGCGAACCATGAGTCGATTGGGAGTCGCCTATCAGGACGTCATCGAGATATTCGTGCAGAGCGGCATCGCGTGTACGCCGACCATCTTCACCGCAAACGCATTGCTGGGCGAGAATCGTTCGTGGATCGATGACGTCCGGATTAAAACGTTTTATCCCGCGTGGGAGTATGCGCGACTCAAAGAACGTGCTAGACTGATGGCAGGTCCAAATGGGCTGACCACGATGGCCGAACTCGAACGCAATGTCGCGCAAGTCAAGAGGCTGTTGCGCGATGGCGCCCGAATCATCACTGGGACCGACGCACCGATCGATTTCCCTGCCATCAGCTTACATCTCAATCTGCAGGCGATGGTTCGCTATGGTGTGAGTCCATATGAAGCGCTGTTGACGGCAACCCGCTATCCTGGCGAATTTCTGGGCCAACCCTTGGGGACGATTGCCAAGGGGGCCCTTGCCGACATCGTCCTCGTCGATGGAAATCCGCTGCTGCATATCGAGGATGCCGCAAATGTCAGGCGTGTGGTCAAGAACGGTGAGGTTTCGAGCATCGAGGATCTGCTCGCGCCCTTCGTTGCAACGCAAGTTCACCAGCACGGAAGTAACACGATTTTGCCGCCAGTTCGGACCAGCGTGAATGACGCGCGTTTCTGGTGGCACGGGCAGGAATTCGTTGAAAACAGCAGGGCATGTTGCTGCTGTACGGCGATGCCGCGGTTTCGCTGCACGGATTAA
- a CDS encoding IS110 family transposase, with protein sequence MMEPVTIGLDIAKHVFHVHAVDAQGRVTSRQRLRRGEIAAPPGWDRGLRHRPYWAREIQRFGHDVRLIPPAYVKPYVRRGAKNDAADAAAICEAVSRPNMRFVPIKSVENQGFLMVHRARGLLVGQRTMTACAIRAHFAEFGIIVGQGRQRVDGLVDLLDDEELALPATARMSLAVPVNQLKELDRQVDVIERELAQIQRVNPMARLPSSIPGVGPITATAVAATVPDPTMFRSGQGFAAWLGLTPKQNSTVGKDRLGRIAGRSYLRHLLVIGARNVVRYPKARSRVGGGWIEDLLERRRPMVVAIAVANKLARIIWAMMTTGEFYRAKAAG encoded by the coding sequence ATCATGGAACCCGTGACAATTGGCTTGGATATCGCGAAGCACGTATTTCACGTTCATGCGGTTGACGCTCAAGGTCGAGTGACCAGCCGCCAACGCCTCCGGCGCGGTGAGATCGCGGCCCCGCCTGGTTGGGATAGAGGCTTGCGCCACCGCCCTTACTGGGCGCGCGAGATTCAACGGTTTGGACATGATGTGAGATTAATACCGCCAGCATATGTGAAGCCCTATGTGCGGCGGGGAGCAAAGAACGATGCCGCTGATGCCGCCGCAATCTGTGAAGCAGTTAGCCGCCCGAATATGAGGTTTGTTCCCATCAAAAGCGTTGAGAACCAAGGCTTCTTGATGGTTCACCGTGCAAGAGGCCTGCTGGTCGGCCAGAGAACCATGACGGCCTGCGCTATTCGAGCTCACTTTGCGGAGTTCGGAATCATTGTTGGACAGGGCCGGCAAAGGGTGGATGGTCTAGTGGATTTGTTGGATGACGAGGAACTCGCGCTACCTGCCACTGCCCGTATGTCCCTGGCTGTTCCTGTGAACCAACTGAAGGAATTGGACCGGCAGGTCGACGTTATCGAGCGTGAGCTGGCTCAGATCCAGAGAGTAAATCCGATGGCGAGGCTGCCGTCCTCGATTCCCGGCGTTGGTCCCATAACGGCCACGGCCGTCGCCGCGACGGTGCCGGACCCGACCATGTTCCGCTCCGGGCAAGGATTCGCGGCTTGGCTGGGCCTGACGCCTAAGCAGAATTCCACCGTCGGGAAGGACCGGCTCGGCCGCATAGCAGGGCGTTCCTATCTCCGGCACTTGCTTGTCATCGGGGCGCGCAACGTCGTTCGGTATCCAAAGGCACGGTCCCGCGTCGGAGGTGGCTGGATCGAAGATCTGCTCGAACGGCGTCGGCCCATGGTCGTCGCTATCGCCGTCGCCAACAAGTTGGCTCGGATCATCTGGGCGATGATGACGACCGGTGAGTTCTATCGGGCTAAGGCTGCTGGATGA